The Syntrophales bacterium DNA window TGCCATGCGCAGGGCATACGAGAAGACCGATGAATTCAAAGACAAATACCGGTGGCGGGCAGGGGTGGAAGCAACCATGTCTGAGTATGACAGAAAAACAGGTGTTAAAAACCTTCGTGTCCGGGGTATGGAGGCTGTGCGTTTCTGTGCGACCTTGAAGGCAGTTGGTATCAACATCTTCAGGGCAACAGTGGTCAGAAATGCAAAAATCTCTCCAAAACCCATCCAGGAATGGACATATCGGTGTGTTTCTCGTCTATGTTTCTATGTGAAAGAACAATTGTGTACACATTTGTGTAAACTGGCTAAGATATTTTCCGAATCTACGTTTTCAGCCGGTTTTTCCGGAAGATCGGCCGGCTGACTTTTTACGAGACCATCAATATTGCTACCTTTCGAGGAACTCAAATTTGTGGCGAAGGCGGCAAAACATCACCATGAAAGATTCGACGGGACCGGATATCCAGATGGTCTAAAGGGAGAAGAAATCCCTGATACTTCACGAATAATCGCGATTGCGGACACTTATGATGCAATGACGTCTGCGAGACCTTATCGTCCTGCAATGAAACCAGAAAAAGCGGCAGAAGAGATTAAGAAACACATAGGAACACAATTTGACCCCCAATGGGCTGAAATATTTTTGTCTCTCTTTTACAGTGGTAGTATTGGGTAAAACATTCGACAGGGATGAAGGAGGGGTCACCCATCAAATTAGGATATTCTGGAAAAAACGTACGGTTAAGGACATAGGAAATCGCAGAAAAAGCAACTCGCCTAACATCGCTTACAGCCGACGGCGGTGTGCATGCAAATAGCCTCCGCGGTTAAAGCGTTGCCGTTCAGCATTTCTATCGATAAGCTTCGATAGCTCCAATTATTACCTGCCGTTTGTTTGTAGGTGAAGACAACAATAATTTTCTTCACTGAACTGAGTTCAGATAGCCATTATATACCTTGATCAAACCAAACTAATCATAGAGTCAAGATATCTTGCCACGGACTTCATTTTATGGACTTATTTTCTGTGTTTGGAAGGAAACAGGCCACAGGCTACTCAAATCTGCAAATATTTGTGATATTAACGAGTTATCGCTAACACCAAAGATGTACCCTTGCTAACCGTCACTACTTAAGATACTTGAAAAATTCTACATCCGGGGAAATTACCAGTGTCATGTTCTCTTTGAGCGTATTTTTATAGGCCTCGAGGCTTCTTGTAAATTCAAAGAATCCCGGGTCTTTTTTATAGGCGTCAGCATATATCTTTACCGCCTGAGCATCCCCTTCTCCCTTGTTTTTTTCAGACTCTCTGTACGCCTTTGCCAGTATTATGGTCCTTTCCATATCGGCCTTTGCCGTTATCTTCACAGATTCTTCTTCACCTTCGGATCGATACTGTTTGGCCTGTCTTTCTCTTTCCGCCCTCATCCTGTCAAAGACGTGTTTTTCGTTCTGTTCGGGGAGATCTGCACGCTTGATCCTCACATCAACAACTTTTATCCCGTAACCACTTGCATGAGCATCAGATTTATCGCTTACTATTTTCATAACCTCGTCTCTCGTTTTCGAAACGATATCCTCCAGGTCATGCTGTCCCAGCTCAACCCTGAGCTGCGCATAGACAATATCATCAAGCCGCGACTGTGCTCCCATCTCACCCTTGACGGTCTTATAAAACTTCAGCGGATCAATAATTTTCCATTTGGTATAGTTATCAACCACGAGATTCTTTTTGTCTTTGGTGAGTATCTCGGCAGGAGGTGCATCGTATAGCAATATCCTGTTCTCAAAGTAAACTACCCGCTGAATGAAGGGTATCTTCAAGTGAAGTCCCGGCCCCGAAATTTCTCCCACCGGTTTCCCCATCTGGATGACAATGGCCTGTTCTGTCTGATCGACCGTATAAACGGAAAGTGAAATTACCATGACGGCGACCAGCGCAGTAATCATTCCAAATGTTCCTATCTTTTTCATTGCTCCCTCCCAAAATCTAAAATTAATACTCTGCAGGTAGATTTACTGTTTATCGATTTTCAAATTTCCCTTCTTCAATGGAAGATGGGGTAATACATTCCCCCCTATTTTACCCTCAATGACGATCTTGTTGATTGAAGGCATTATCTCTTCCATCGTTTCAATGTATAATCTCTTTTTAGTAACATCCTTAGCCAACCTGTATTGCTCAAGAACCTGCAAAAACCTGCTTACATCTCCCTGTGCGGAAATGATCCTTGACTCTTTGTAGCCAATGGCGTCATTTGTAATCTGGGCCGCTTTTCCCTTTGCCTTGGGCAGAATCTCATTACGGTATCCATAAGCCTCGTTGATCATCTTGGCCTTATCTTCCTTGGCGCTGGCAACATCCTTGAAAGCCGCCATAACCTGATCAGGCGGATGGACATCCTGAAGCTGAACGGCCACTATATGTATTCCGGCGTCATAACTGTCCAATATTCTCTGAAGTATCTTTTTGGTATCCTGTTGAACCTGAAACTTCCCTACGGTAAGAATATCATCGATGGCGTTCCTCCCGGCAACCTCTCTCATCGCCGCTTCAGCCGCATCCTTAACTGTCTTGTCCTGTTCTCTCACATTAAACAGATATTTTACCGCGTCACTTATCTTATATTGAACGATAAAGGTCATATTTACTATATTCTCAGCCTTTGTGAGCATCAGGCTTTCCGCAGAAACTGTTGTGTAACGACCATGCTGTTTATCACCAATTGTCCTGAAACCTACCTCTATTCTTTGCACCTGGGTTACTCTTGGTTTCAACACCGATTCAATCGGAGCAGGCAAGTGATAGTGAGGACCTGGTGTTGTGGTACGATCTGCTTTACCAAACCTTTTTACTACCCCGATTTCATCAGGAGCGACAAAGTAGATCCCGGATGCCATCCACAATAAAAATAGTGTCGCTACAAAAACAGGCATTAAACCATATCGTCCCAAAAACGGTAGTTTAAACGACATTAAATTCTTGATTCTATCTATCACAACATTAAGGTCAGGCTGTCCTCTGCCCTGCCATGGGCTTTTACCGTCATCTTTCCAGGTCATAACAACACCTCTAAAAGTTAAGATTATCTGTATTTTTCATCAGAAACCATGAAATCTTGAATAATTTCCCATTCAAAATCAGCTTAGCTTAGACTTAACATACCTGTTAAGAACTGTCAAACATTAATGCACGGCAACAGACCGTTTCACTCTACAGAACGGAGATCCGGCGGCATTTGGTTTCAGCTCTTAAGCCCCTGACAGCCGTTAGGGGTTTCACTACCTATGAACGACCGTTTCTGTTGCGTAAAATACACAAATATGGTAATGAAAATAAAAAAACGAGGTGCAGAATGATGAATCCAGAGGTCTTCAGGGAATATGATGTCAGGGGGATCGTTGAAAAGGATTTGAATTTTGATTTCGTTTACGACCTGGGGAGGGCCATCGGAACTTACGGGGTCAATCACGGTGTAAAAACGATGACTGTCGGAAGGGATTGCCGCCTGAGTTCCGAAGAATATCAAGGCGCTATCACGAGCGGGATCAGGGCCACAGGTATAAATGTAATAGATATCGGTCTGTGTGCCACACCCATCCTCTATTTCTCCATCAGACACCTCAATACAGACGGAGGTGTAATGGTAACCGGAAGTCACAATCCCCCCGAATTTAACGGATTTAAGATATGTATCGGGCCGGATACAATATACGGGGAAGAAATACAAAAATTAAGAAAAATAATAGAAGAGGAAACCTTCACCTCCGGAGAGGGAACTTTACGGGAAAAAGACATATCAAAACCATACCAGGATTATTTATACGAAAGTGTTGAAATAAAGGAGGGGTTAAACGTTGTGCTGGATGCCGGAAACGGCGTCGGCGGAGTTTTTGCCATTCCCCTGTTTGAGAGATTCGGCTGTAATGTAACCGATATTTACTGTGATATGGACGGCACGTTTCCCAATCATTTTCCGGATCCTACCGTCCCTGAAAACCTTACCGACATTATCGCACTTGTTAAAGATAAAGGGGCTGATATTGGAATAGCTTACGATGGTGACGCCGATAGAATCGGTGTCATCTCCGACACGGGGGAAATACTCTGGGGAGACGAACTTCTTCTGCTTTTCTCAAGGTTTATTCTTAAGGAGAGTCCGGGTGCCGCAATAATAGGGGAGGTAAAATGCTCTCAAAGACTATATGATGACATAGAAAAGCACGGTGGAAGGCCTATTATGTGGAAGGCCGGACATTCTCTTATCAAGGGCAAGATGAAAGAAGAAAAGGCATTGCTGGCAGGAGAGATGAGCGGCCACCTGTTCTTTGCCGACAGGTACTTCGGTTATGATGACGCCATTTACGCCTCGCTCCGGTTATTCGAAATTCTTTCCAAAACAGGTAAAAAGATCAGTGAATTATTATCCGATGTTCCCCCAACCTTTAACACCCCTGAAATCAGGGTAGACTGCCCCGATAATATTAAATTCCAAGTAGTAGAAGAAGTAAAAGCGTATTTACAGAAAGACTACAAAATAATTGATACTGATGGTGTGCGCATCCCCTTTGATGACGGTTGGGGGCTTGTACGGGCATCGAATACTCAGCCGGTACTGGTTCTCCGTTTTGAGGCATCCACCGAGGAAAATCTCAATTCTATAAAAACGATGGTAGAAAGTGTTGTGGAGGATGCTATAAGAAAACACGAAAAGTAGCCAATTTCCCCTAATTTACTCAACGCAGGAAAAACTGAACCGGCCATTTTTGACAACTTCGTAAAAAGTCATAAATTGCACCATTTGTCGTCCTGAACTTGTTTCAGGATCTCACTTGTTTCAGCATCTAATTATTTCAGTAAGTTAGAGACCCTGAATGATCCTGAAACAAGTTCAGGACATGATTCAGGGTGACAAAAAAAGTCTTTTGCGAGCAAATTTGAGCATTTTGGGGAAAGACTACATAAAAGAAGATTTGTAAACTTCCTTTTCTGAATCTACCTCCATTAGATGATTAACAGAAAACTCGTAAACCTTACCACCGTCAAAATCGGAAGGAGAAAAGAGAATCGCAAGATTTCCAGCGGTTGATTTTCTCCCCTCAAACCCGATATGCAATAATGTAGAACGAACAGAGGCAAGAATGGTCTTAGCCGTTTCTCTATTTTTTCCTACAACTTCCATCACTATCCCAACTTCGTGAGAAATATTGCTCCGGGGCTCAAGTTCGCCCATTACTCCATCAATCCCATAATTGACAAAACGAATTGAATAATCTCTTCCTTCTTTTATATTTGGAAAATTCTCTCTCACCTCTCTTTTTACCTGTGCCTCAAGTTCCAACAAGGAAGAAATGAAGGAAGGATCTCTTGCTCCGGCAATACACACGAAGCGAAATCCAACAAACCGCACACCCTCACATTTAAGATGAATTGTGTCTTTTGGAACAAAACGGGATCCTGAAACTTTTACCGTCCTTTCATCCAGTTCCTCAAATTTCACCTGAGAGATATCGATACAACCGTCTGTAACCCATAGCTTTAGCGGATCTTCCTTTTCATAAAGACTATGAGCAGCAACCGAAGTCTTTGTGCACCGCCTTGCCGGATTTGTCGGAAAAACCAGAAAATGATCTTTTTTCAATATCCCGAAAAGGCAATCCCTTCCGCTTCCCGGCTCGGAGGCAATCGCACCACATTCCAGAATTTTACCCAGGTGAATGGCAAGTCCCTTCGGAAAACCTTTCCATATCGGAAACGCAGCAAATTCGGCAACATCGAGGCTTCTCCCCGCAATTATTAAATTTGCCCCCGCCTCAAGCGCTTCAACAAATGGCTCCACGCCTATCTGTGCAACCAGCCTCTCGGAATCGTGAATCATTTTTTCATTCAATGGCGGTTCTACCGACAGGGGCTTTACCTTACCATCGTTAAGCTTATTTAACAGAAGTTCCTTGGAAACGTCACTGTAGATAACCGCTCTTCTAAACTCGATTCTCTCCTCTCTTTGCACCTCGTCGACTATATCCAACACCCAGTCGACGTGAGGCTTAGCTCCCGCACCTCCTGCAGTCCCTATCAGGACAGGAATATCAAGAGAATTTGCCCCTCTCAATATATATAAAAGGTCCCTCCTTACCTCTTCTCTTGTCGTAAAAGAAACACCCGCTCCAAGGTAATAAGGGCCGGGATCGGTAGAACCTCCATCCACTGCAATAACATCGGGCTTTAAGTTTAAACCTGCTTCAAAAGATGACAAAGGGAAGCCATACCCAAGAATCCCATTCGGGGAAAGTATTTTTATCTCTTTCATAATTCCAACACCACATCCAAAATTGGGGCATGTTGTTGTGCCCCGTAAATATCCCGGTCACCAAAATTTCCTGAAGGTATTTTTCTTTTGATGTTGAACTTCACGGCAAGCGCATCATCAAAGTAGATGACATCAAGAATCTCATCATCAGAAACACTATAGAGTTTCTTAATCAGATCCTTGTTAATTAGCTGTTTTTCTTTTACTTTTGCATAAACTTCAAAGTCCTTAAAAATCACATCAAACGTCAGGATAAAGGGCCCCGCATTTTTCGATCTAATAACTTGAGTAACGTCTCGTAATTTAATTCCCATATTTTAACTTATCCCTCATTCACCGCTCTCGTTATAGAGAACCCACTGATCAAAAGGGCAGTCTGCGGTGTCGAGTGTCGACGGTTTCAGTTCTTCGACGAATCGAGAAAGACTCAAGGTGCCGTTCCACGTGCCCCCCCTTGCATAATCGACCAGGGGATAGCAGAAATATAGCTGATCTTTAGCCCTCGTAGCCGCCACATAAAAGAGCCTCCTCTCCTCCTCTTCCCCGTCCTCCTCTTTAAGTGCCCGTGCCAGCGGAATCATCCCGTCTGAACACCAGATCATAAATACCGATGACCACTCAAGGCCTTTCGCCTGATGAATCGTGCTCAGAATAACC harbors:
- the hflK gene encoding FtsH protease activity modulator HflK, whose product is MTWKDDGKSPWQGRGQPDLNVVIDRIKNLMSFKLPFLGRYGLMPVFVATLFLLWMASGIYFVAPDEIGVVKRFGKADRTTTPGPHYHLPAPIESVLKPRVTQVQRIEVGFRTIGDKQHGRYTTVSAESLMLTKAENIVNMTFIVQYKISDAVKYLFNVREQDKTVKDAAEAAMREVAGRNAIDDILTVGKFQVQQDTKKILQRILDSYDAGIHIVAVQLQDVHPPDQVMAAFKDVASAKEDKAKMINEAYGYRNEILPKAKGKAAQITNDAIGYKESRIISAQGDVSRFLQVLEQYRLAKDVTKKRLYIETMEEIMPSINKIVIEGKIGGNVLPHLPLKKGNLKIDKQ
- a CDS encoding acyclic terpene utilization AtuA family protein codes for the protein MKEIKILSPNGILGYGFPLSSFEAGLNLKPDVIAVDGGSTDPGPYYLGAGVSFTTREEVRRDLLYILRGANSLDIPVLIGTAGGAGAKPHVDWVLDIVDEVQREERIEFRRAVIYSDVSKELLLNKLNDGKVKPLSVEPPLNEKMIHDSERLVAQIGVEPFVEALEAGANLIIAGRSLDVAEFAAFPIWKGFPKGLAIHLGKILECGAIASEPGSGRDCLFGILKKDHFLVFPTNPARRCTKTSVAAHSLYEKEDPLKLWVTDGCIDISQVKFEELDERTVKVSGSRFVPKDTIHLKCEGVRFVGFRFVCIAGARDPSFISSLLELEAQVKREVRENFPNIKEGRDYSIRFVNYGIDGVMGELEPRSNISHEVGIVMEVVGKNRETAKTILASVRSTLLHIGFEGRKSTAGNLAILFSPSDFDGGKVYEFSVNHLMEVDSEKEVYKSSFM
- a CDS encoding transposase — encoded protein: AMRRAYEKTDEFKDKYRWRAGVEATMSEYDRKTGVKNLRVRGMEAVRFCATLKAVGINIFRATVVRNAKISPKPIQEWTYRCVSRLCFYVKEQLCTHLCKLAKIFSESTFSAGFSGRSAG
- the hflC gene encoding protease modulator HflC, whose protein sequence is MKKIGTFGMITALVAVMVISLSVYTVDQTEQAIVIQMGKPVGEISGPGLHLKIPFIQRVVYFENRILLYDAPPAEILTKDKKNLVVDNYTKWKIIDPLKFYKTVKGEMGAQSRLDDIVYAQLRVELGQHDLEDIVSKTRDEVMKIVSDKSDAHASGYGIKVVDVRIKRADLPEQNEKHVFDRMRAERERQAKQYRSEGEEESVKITAKADMERTIILAKAYRESEKNKGEGDAQAVKIYADAYKKDPGFFEFTRSLEAYKNTLKENMTLVISPDVEFFKYLK
- a CDS encoding phosphomannomutase/phosphoglucomutase, with protein sequence MMNPEVFREYDVRGIVEKDLNFDFVYDLGRAIGTYGVNHGVKTMTVGRDCRLSSEEYQGAITSGIRATGINVIDIGLCATPILYFSIRHLNTDGGVMVTGSHNPPEFNGFKICIGPDTIYGEEIQKLRKIIEEETFTSGEGTLREKDISKPYQDYLYESVEIKEGLNVVLDAGNGVGGVFAIPLFERFGCNVTDIYCDMDGTFPNHFPDPTVPENLTDIIALVKDKGADIGIAYDGDADRIGVISDTGEILWGDELLLLFSRFILKESPGAAIIGEVKCSQRLYDDIEKHGGRPIMWKAGHSLIKGKMKEEKALLAGEMSGHLFFADRYFGYDDAIYASLRLFEILSKTGKKISELLSDVPPTFNTPEIRVDCPDNIKFQVVEEVKAYLQKDYKIIDTDGVRIPFDDGWGLVRASNTQPVLVLRFEASTEENLNSIKTMVESVVEDAIRKHEK
- a CDS encoding HD domain-containing phosphohydrolase encodes the protein MLPFEELKFVAKAAKHHHERFDGTGYPDGLKGEEIPDTSRIIAIADTYDAMTSARPYRPAMKPEKAAEEIKKHIGTQFDPQWAEIFLSLFYSGSIG
- a CDS encoding DUF4387 domain-containing protein, whose translation is MGIKLRDVTQVIRSKNAGPFILTFDVIFKDFEVYAKVKEKQLINKDLIKKLYSVSDDEILDVIYFDDALAVKFNIKRKIPSGNFGDRDIYGAQQHAPILDVVLEL